The Streptomyces sp. B3I8 nucleotide sequence TCGTCGGCCGGTGGGACGGGACGGCGACCGCGGGGGTCGCGGCGCCGGCCGCGGCGGCGACGGCCACTGCGGCGGTGAGGAGAGTGCGGCGGGAGGGCTGGGAAGGTCCGGTCATGCGTGTCTACCCCCGGTTGTCCTTGAGTCCTTGAGTGGTGGTCGGACGCGAGTGGGCCAACTATGGCCGCCGGACGCGGACACCTGCCAGCATTCCGACGCATCGGCGCGCCACCACTATTGGTCTCGACCATCGAAGAAAGCCGCGGGGGTCGGCCGAGCGGGTCGCAGTGAGCGGCGGTGATCCGCCGGACGCCGAAGGCACGGCAGACGGGGCCCACACGGCAGGCGCGGCGGAACCTAGGATGGTGCTGTTGGCTCTGCACAGGACTCGGCGCTCGGGGCTCGTCATTCAGCAGCTTGTTTCTTCGGTGCGGCGGACGCCGCCGTCGTGCGGGGACGTGCGGCTCGTCGGTGTCGACGGACACGCCGGGTCCGGGAAGAGCACGTTCGCGGAGCGGCTGGCCGAAGCGCTGGGTGACGCGCCCGTACTGCACCTCGACGACATCGCCACCCACGACCAACTGTTCGACTGGACCGAGCGGCTGCTGCGCGAGGTCGTCGAACCGCTGCGTGAGGGCCGCACGGCGCACTACCGCCCGTACGACTGGCGCGCGCGGCGCTTCGGACCGGCGCGCGCGCTGCCGCCCGCTTCCGTGGTTCTGGTCGAGGGGGTCGGCGCGGGGCGGCGGGCCCTGCGGCCCCATCTGGCGCGGCTGCTGTGGATGGAGCTGCCCGCCGAGGAGGCCTGGCGGGCCGGGCGGGAGCGGGACGGCGCGGAGCAGCGGGAGTTCTGGGCCGGCTGGATCCCGGCGGAGCGCCGGCACTTCGCCCGTGACCCGTCGCGGCCCTTCGCCGATTGGCTGGTGCGGCGGACGGGCGACAGGAACGACGGGAACGCTGCCGGGCCCTGCGAGGAATATCTGGTGCTGCCGGGGCCCGTGGGGACCGCCTGACGGGGGATTCCCTCACGGAGGGTGACGGATCGTCAGCGGCGTGTCGATTTCGTGAAGGCCCTGCTCATCGACGCGCGCGACCGGGCCTTCCCGCGGCTTGACCGGGGCGCCGTGCACGTCCTACGTTTTCGCTGTGCGGTTCGTCGGAGCCGCCCTCGCACGCGAAGCCCCCGGTTGTTCCCCCGTGATCGGGGGCTTCGTTCCGCCCGCGGCCCCTTTCCCGTGCGCCGAGCGGCGCGCAGTGCTCACTCACCGTCACCGGCGCGTGTGCGCCCCCGTGCTCCCACCTCGCACAACGGCCCGGACGGCACCCTTCGATGGGTGGCTGCCCCGCAGGTACGATGCCCTCGGCGCGACCGGGGCCGCCTGGTCGTACCACTGCAACTCCGGTCCGCGGTACAGCGGTTCGAGGACTGCCGACGGGTACCTGCCCGGCGGTGAACCATCGGGGGCACGGTTTGTGGGGGACGTGATGGACTTCGGCACGCAGGGCCCCGAGGCTCCGGCCGACCTCGCCTGGCTGCGGGGCGTGGACGCCTACACCATGGGCGCCTACCCGCAGGCCGAGGAGGAGTTCCGGGCCGCGGTGCGGATGGACCCCGGGATGGCGGACGGCTGGCTCGGGCTGCACGCGCTCCGCGTCGACACGACGACCGCCCTGCTGCGGATGTTCCACCACCGGGAACGCTTCGGGGAGCAGCGGGCCCGGCACCGGCGCACCTTCAACTCCTGGTACTGGCTGGGCTGGTGGGTACAGCCGGTACTGGAGAGCCCGCGTGATCTGCTGCTGGCGCACGCCTCGCACTGGCTGGACGGCCGGCACGTGCCGGAGCTCGACCGGGCCCTCGCGGGGCTGCCGCCGATCGACACCGACCCCCAGGTCCGTTTCCTGCACGCCTGCCGCGCCTATCTGGTCAAGGACTGGGAGCAGCTGGTCCGGCACACCGATCCGCTGATCGACGACACCCTGCTCGGCATCGAGGCGGGGCTGTTCGGCGGCATGGCCCGGGTGCGGCTGGAGATGTTCGGGCAGGCGGAACCGCTGCTGTCGGCCGCGCTGATGCGGTGCCGCAGCGAGCAGCCGCAGCGCAAGGAGCTGCGCTACTGGCTGGCGCGGGCGCACGAGGGCACGGGCCGTTCGGCGGCCGCGCTGCCCCTGTACCGGGCGGTGCATCGGGTGGACCCGGCGTTCATGGACACCTCGGCCCGGCTCGCGGCGATAGCGGAGGGGGACGGGTACGAGGACGCGGCCGGTCTCGCGGCGGTCACCCTCGCAGGCATCGGCCAGGATCTGCTGGACGGCCCGGACGGACTCGACGGGGTCGACCCGCTGTTCGGTGCCGGCGCGGAGGGGTGGGACCTGCGGACCTCCCCCGAGCCCGAGCCGCCCACCGTCCCCGGAGTTCCCGGAGTTCCCGGAGTCCCGTCCGCCCCGGTCGTCGCGGCGCCGGCCGCCGACGCGGCCCGGGAGCGGACCCCGGGGACGGGCTCGCCGCTGCCGACCGGGCCCACCGATCCGGTGCTGCTTGAACAGGCACTCGCGGAACTGGAGCGGATGGTCGGGCTGGAGCCGGTGAAGCGCCAGGTCAAGGCGTTGTCGGCGCAGCTCAACATGGCGCGGCTGCGGGCCGGTCAGGGGCTGCCCGTGCAGCCGCCGAAGCGGCACTTCGTCTTCTCGGGCCCTTCCGGCACCGGCAAGACCACGGTGGCGCGCATTCTCGGCCGGGTGTTCTACGCGCTCGGGCTGCTCGGCGGCGACCATCTGGTGGAGGCGCAGCGGGCGGACCTGGTCGGCGAGTACCTCGGGCAGACGGCCGTGAAGGCCAACGAGCTGATCGACTCGGCGATCGGCGGCGTCCTCTTCGTCGACGAGGCGTACGCCCTGTCCAACTCCGGGTACGGCAAGGGCGACGCGTACGGCGACGAGGCGCTGCAGGTGCTGCTGAAGCGGGCGGAGGACAACCGGGACCACCTGGTGGTGATCCTCGCCGGGTACCCGGAGGGCATGGACCGGCTGCTGGCCGCCAACCCCGGGCTGTCCTCACGGTTCACCACTCGGGTGGACTTCCCCTCGTACCGGCCGCTGGAGCTGACGTCCATCGGGGAGGTGCTGGCGGCGGAGAACGGTGACGTCTGGGACGAGGAGGCGCTGGACGAGCTGCGCTCGATCGCCGGGCACGTCGTGGACCAGGGGTGGATCGACGAGCTGGGCAACGGACGGTTCCTGCGCACGCTGTACGAGAAGAGCTGCGCGTACCGGGACCTGCGGCTGTCCGCGTGTCCCGGTACGCTGACCCGGGACGACCTCGCCACGCTGCGGCTGCCGGACCTGATGCAGGCGTACGGGGAGGTCCTGTCCGGGCGGAACCCGCAGGACCCGTCGGCGCTGTAGCCGCGACGACGGGGCGGGCGAGCCCCCTGCGCCGGGGGCAGGACGTGAACCCCTGAGCCGGGGAGCGGCGGGACGACGGCCGGTGAGCCGGTGGCGGCGGGACGGAGACCCGTGAGCCCCCGTCCCGCCGTGCGCTACGCCACCGGGGTCTGCGCCCCGTCGGCGCTGAGCCGGTGCGCCGGGTCCCGTACCTCGCCGACCAGTAGCTCCAGTACGTCCTCCAGGGCGACCAGGCCCAGCACCCGGCCGGAGGCGTCCGCCACCTGCGCCAGGTGGGTCGCGGCGCGCCGCATCACCGTCAGGGCGTCGTCCAGCGGCAGTTCGGCGGCCAGGGTGGTCATCGGCCGCCACACGTGCTGCGGCACCGCGCGCTCGGACTCCTCGAGGTCGAGGACGTCCTTCACGTGCAGGTAGCCCATGAAGGCGCCGTTCTCCGCGGCGACGGGGAACCGGGAGTATCCGGTCCGGGCCGTCAGCGCCACGATCTCCCCCGGGGTGACCGCGGGGCGCACGGTCACCAGCGAGGTGCGGTCCAGGAGGACGTCGGTGACCGGACGGGAGCCCAGTTCCAGCGCGTCCTCCAGTCGCTCCTGCTCCTCGGGGTCGAGCAGTCCGGCCTGGCCGGAGTCCTCCACGAGCTGGTTGAGCTGCTCGCTGGTGAAGACCGCCTCGACCTCGTCCTTGGGCTCCACCCGGAACATCCTGAGGACCAGTCGGGCGCAGGCGCTCAGGAAAGCCGTGACGGGCCTGCACAGGCGGGCGAAGGCGACCAGGCCGGGGCTGAGCCACAGCGCGGCCTTCTCGGGGGCGGCCATCGCGAGGTTTTTCGGCACCATCTCGCCGATGACGAGGTGGAAGAAGACGACGGCGGCGAGCGCGAGGACGTACCCGAGGGGGTGGACCATTCCCTCGGGTAGGCGGATCGCCGTGAAGAGGGGCTCCAGCAGGTGCGCCACGGTGGGCTCCGCGACGGCGCCGAGGGTGAGGGAACAGACGGTGATGCCGAACTGGGCCGCCGCCATCATCTGCGGCAGCCGCTCCAGGCCGTACAGCACCTGGCGGGCCCGGGTGGTGCCGAGCGGCTCGATCTGGCTGCGCCGCACGGAGACCAGGGCGAACTCGGCCCCGACGAAGAATCCGTTCGTGAGCACCAGCAGCGCGGCGAACAGGAGTTGGACGACGCTCATCGCACGGCCTCCGCGGCGGAACCGCTGCGGGCGGTCCGCCCGGCGTGCGCGGAGGTGTCCGCGCCGCCGTCCGGTGCCGGTTCGGGGCCGCTTCCACCGGTGCCCCCGCGGGGATCCCCCGCCGGCGCCGCGCCGCCGGAGGCGGCGTGCGACAGCACGGCCCCGGTGCTCGGGTCGTGCGCCGCGGTCATGCTCCGGGGCGCGGCCGACGCCGCCGCGGGGGTCGGTGATGCCGCGGGGCCGCCGCCGGTCGCCTGCGCCTGCGCCGCGGCGGTGCGCGCCGGGGCGGATGCCGGTGGCGCGGTGCGCGGGGCCGGTGGGGACGAGGCCGCGGGGCACTCCGGCGCCGGGTCCGTGCGGGTCAGGCGGACGCGTTCGGCGCGGTAGTGGTCCACCTGCCGGACGGTCAGGCGCCAGCCGGGAAGGTCCGCGCGGTCGCCGGGGGCGGGGATGCGTCCGAGGAGGTCGGCGACGAGGCCGGCCACCGTCTCGTACGGCCCCTCCGGCGCTTCGAGGCCGATGCGCCGCAGCACGTCGACCCGCAGGCCGCCGTCGACGTCCCACGACGGACGTCCGTCCTCGGGCGGGGCGACGGCGAGTTCGGGCAGGTCGTGGCCGTCGTGCTCGTCGCGGACCTCGCCGACGAGTTCCTCGACGATGTCCTCCAGGGTGACCACGCCGGCCGTGCCGCCGTACTCGTCGACGACGACGGCGATGGGCTGCTCGCTGCGCAGCCGCGTCAGCAGCGGCCGCACCGGCAGGGTCTCGGGGACCAGGACCGGCGGCTGGGCGATCCGGCCGACGGTGGTGCGCAGCCGGTCGCGCACGGGCACGGCGAGCGCGTCCTTGAGGTGGACCATGCCGACGATCTCGTCGATCTTCTCCCGGTAGACGGGGAAGCGGGACAGTCCGGTGGCCCGGGTCAGGTTGACCACGTCCTCGGCGGTGGCGGAGGACTGCAGGGCGCTGACCTTCACGCGGGGGGTCATCACATGCTGGGCGGTGAGGTCGCCCAGCGACAGGGTGCGCACGAAGAGGTCGGCCGTGTCCTGCTCCAGCGTGCCTGCCCGCGCGGAGTGGCGGGCCAGCGAGACGAGTTCGCCGGGGGTCCGGGCGGAGGCCAGTTCGTCGGCCGGTTCCACGCCGAGGGCCCGTACGAGCCGGTTGGCGACGGTGTTGAGCGCCGAGATCACCGGGCGGAACAGGCGGGCGAACACGTGCTGGGGGCCCGCGACGAAGCGCGCGACCTGCAACGGCCGGGACACCGCCCAGTTCTTCGGCACGAGCTCGCCGATCACCATCTGTATCGCGGAGGCCAGCAGCATGCCGACCACCACCGCGAGCCCGGAGCCGACGCCGCCCGACAGGCCGAGGGCGGCGAACGGGCCACGCAGCAGTTCGGCCAGCGCCGGTTCGGCGAGCATGCCGACGACGAGGGAGGTGATCGTGATGCCGAGCTGGGTGCCGGAGAGTTGGAACGACAGGTGCTTGAGCGCCTCGACGACCGTGCGCGCGCGCCGGTCACCGTCGGCGGCGGCCTTCTCCGCCTCGGGCCGCTCGACCGTGACCAGGCCGAACTCGGCGGCCACGAAGAAGCCGTTGGCAAGGATCAGTACGAATGCCGCTGCCAGGAGCAGCAGGGTGAGGGTCATGATGCCGCCGCCCGAGCACGCGCGCGGAGGGGGTCCGCGCTATGTCGGCAGGGGGCGGCGCAGGTACTGCAGGACGGTCCGTCCATCGCCGGAGGGAGTCACTCCTCGGTTAGCAGGAGCCCCAGGGCACCGGGCGGTGCGGCAGGGGCGGAGGCGTTGTGTCAACGCCTCCGCCCCCAAGATTAATCAAGACATGGCCGGATGCGGCAGGGCCGGCTTCCCCGACTCAGCCCTGATGTTCCGCGGAGGGCGGCTCGGGGTCGTCGACGGAGTGGGCCCGGACGAGCGCGCGCAGGGCCCGCGCGTCGGCGACGGCGCGCGCCCGGGCGATGCCCGGCTGGATGCCCAGCGCGGGCAGGCTGGTTCCATCGCTGAGGTCGAGGAAGACCCACGCGTCACCCGGGCGCAGATTGACCTGGATGATCTGCGCCCATTCCAGCCGGCGCCGGCTGGTGATGTTCACCACGGTCACCCCGGAGTCGTCGGCGGTGATCCGGGGCCGGGAGAGGAGGACGAGTATCCCGGCGAGCAGCAGGGCGGTGAGCAGGAAGCTGAGCCGCTCACCGGGTCCGAGCTGTTCGAGCAGGAACGCGACGACCGTGATCACGACGACGATCGCCACGGCCGCCGTGAGCAGCACGGCCCGGGTGCGCCCCGGCCGGAAGGTGACCGGCAGGGCGGGCACCTCCGGAGGGCCCGCAGCACCCGGGGCATCCGGAGTACCTGGGACGTCCGGGGCGCCCGGGACGTCCGGGGCGCCGGCAGGGCCGGAGGAGGCAGGCGGTGTCGGCATGGTGTCGCTCCGGCCGGTCAGAGGCGACAGGCGTGGATCGCCGTGGTCAGGATGGCGCGCGCGCCCAGGTCGTAGAGGTCGTCCATGATCCGCTGCGCCTCCTTGGACGGGACCATGGCACGCACGGCGACCCAGCCCTCGTTGTGCAGCGGGGAGACGGTCGGCGACTCCAGTCCCGGGGTGAGCGCGACGGCCTTCTCGAGCTGTTCGACGCGGCAGTCGTAGTCCATCATCACGTACGTCCGGGCCACCAGGACGCCCTGGAGCCGGCGCAGGAACTGCTGCACCTTGGGCTCCTCGACGTCCGCCCCGGTGCGGCGGACGACGACCGCCTCCGAGGTCATGATGGGCTCGCCGAAGACCTCCAGGCCCGCGTTGCGCAACGAGGTCCCGGTCTCGACGACATCCGCGATGACCTCGGCCACACCGAGCTCGATCGCGGTCTCCACGGCCCCGTCGAGGTGGACGACGGAGGCGTCGATGCCGTGCTCGGCGAGGTGCCCGGCGACGATGCCCTCGTAGGACGTGGCGACGGTCAGGCCGGCCAGGTCCTTGACATCGCCGACGGTGCCCGGCTTGCCGGCGAAGCGGAAGGTCGAGCGGGCGAAGCCCAGCGGAAGGATCTCCTCCACCTGCGCGCCGGAGTCGACGAGCAGGTCACGTCCGGTGATGCCGATGTCGAGGCGGCCCGAGGAGACGTAGATCGCGATGTCTCGGGGGCGGAGGTAGAAGAACTCGACCTCGTTGACCGGGTCGACGATCCGCAGTTCCTTGGACTCCCGGCGCTGCTGGTAGCCGGCCTCATGCAGCATCGCCGCCGCAGGGTCTGACAGGGAACCCTTGTTGGGGACGGCGATGCGCAGCATGAGGTCGGCTTCCTTTGCGTGAGTGAGGCGCGTGAGTGGGTCAGGAGTGCGGAACGACGCGATGCGGAGGGATGTGACGCGGAGCGGGGAGGGACGGGAGGCGGTGCGGGGCCGGACGGCTCACAGATGGGCGTAGACGTCGTCCAGGGAGATGCCGCGGGCGACCATCATCACCTGGACGTGGTACAGCAGCTGCGAGATCTCCTCGGCCGCCGCCTCCTTGCCCTCGTGCTCGGCGGCCATCCAGACCTCTGCGGCTTCTTCGACGACCTTCTTGCCGATGGCATGCACGCCCTTGCCGACCAGTTCCGCGGTGCGGGAGGTGGCGGGATCGCCGTGGGCTGCCTTGTGCTGGAGCTCGGTGAAGAGCTCCTCGAACGTCTTATTGGACATGGTGGTCCTCACCCTACGCGGTCCGGACGGTGCCTCAGTGCCAGGGTTCGGATACCGAGCGGAGCGTGGCCGCGGTGGCGACCGCCGCCGTCACCGCCTCGTGGCCCTTGTCCTCGCTGGAGCCCGCGAGGCCGGCCCGGTCCAGGGCCTGCTCCTCCGTGTCGCAGGTGAGGACGCCGAAGCCGACCGGGACGCCGGTCTCGACGGAGACCTGGGTCAACCCCTGGGTGACGCCCTGGCACACGTAGTCGAAGTGGGGTGTGCCGCCGCGGATGACGACGCCCAGGGCGACGACGGCGTCGTAGCCGCGGCCCGCGAGGACCTTGGCGGCGACCGGGAGTTCGAAGCTGCCGGGGACCCGGAGCAGCGTGGGCTCGTCGATGCCCAGGTCGCCGAGGGCGCGCAGGGCACCGTCCACCAGTCCGTCCATCACCTTGTCGTGCCACTGTGCCGCGACGACGGCGACCCTGAGGTCGCTCACGTTCCGTACGGACAGCTCCGGTGCGCCCTTGCCACTCACGTTCTCGTGTCTCCTGAAGGTGGTCCGACCGGACTGCCCGGCCGTGTCGTGTTCCTGCTTCTTGCTTCTTGCTTCTTGCTTCTTGCTTCTTGCTTCTTGCTTCTTGGTGCTTGCTTCTTGGTGCTTGCTTCTTGGTGCTTGTTACTGGTTGCCGCAAGGGGACGCGGTGGCCGTGTCCAGCCAGGGCAGGTCGTGCCCCATCCGGTCCCGTTTGGTGCGCAGGTAACGGAGGTTGTGCTCGCCGGCCTGCACGGGCATGGGTTCCCGCGCGGTGACCCGTACGCCGTGGCGTTCGAGCGCGTCGGTCTTGTCCGGGTTGTTGGTCAGCAGCCGGACGCTGCGCACCCCGAGGTCGGCGAGTATCCGCGCGCCGGCGCCGTAGTCCCGGGCGTCGGCGGGCAGACCCAGTTCGAGGTTGGCGTCGAGGGTGTCGCGGCCGCGCTCCTGGAGTTCGTACGCGCGCAGCTTGGACATCAGGCCGATGCCGCGCCCCTCGTGGCCGCGCAGGTAGACCACCACCCCCCTGCCCTCGCGCTGGACGAGCTCGAGGGAGGCTTCGAGCTGCGGTCCGCAGTCGCAGCGCAGGGAGTGGAAGACGTCGCCGGTGAGGCATTCGGAGTGGACGCGCACCAGGACGTCCTCGCCGTCGCCGAGGTCGCCGTGGACGAGGGCGATGTGCTCGACACCGTCGGCGGTGGCGCGGTAGCCGTGCGCGGTGAACTCGCCGTGCGTGGTGGGCAGTCGGACCTCGGCCTCGTGGCGGACGGCGGGCTCGGCGGGCCGGGCGGTCCCGGCGGAGCGGCGGTAGGCGACCAGGTCCTCGATGGAGATGATCGTCAGGCCGTGCTTGCGGGCGAACGGCACGAGGTCGGGCAGCCGCAGCATGCGGCCGTCCTCGCCGGCGATCTCCACGATCGCGCCGGCCGGGCGCAGGCCGGCGAGCCGGGCCAGGTCGACGGCGGCCTCGGTGTGGCCGTTGCGGGTGAGGACGCCCCCGGGGCGGGCGCGCAGCGGGAAGATGTGGCCGGGGCGGACGAGGTCGGCGGGCTCGGCGGTGCCGTCCGCAAGGAGCCGCAGCGTGGTGGCGCGGTCGGCGGCGGAGATGCCGGTGGTCACGCCGTGCGCGGGGCCCGCGTCCACGGAGACGGTGAACGCGGTCTTCATGGACTCGGTGTTGTCGTCGACCATCTGGGGCAGCCGCAGCCGGTCCAGTTCCGCGCCCTCCATGGGGGCGCAGATCAGGCCGCGGCACTCGCTCATCATGAAGGCGACGTGCGCGGGGGTGACCTTCTCGGCGGCCATGACGAGGTCGCCCTCGTTCTCACGGTCCTCGTCGTCGACGACCACGACCGGGCGGCCGGCCGCGATGTCGGCGATCGCCTGTTCGACGGGGTCGAGCGCGAGGTCGTCGAGGAGGTCGGTGCTGTGCAGGACGGGCGCCGTGGTCATGCCGTGGCTCCTTCCAGGACGGGCCGCGTGCCCCGGCGGGAGCGCAGCCACCAGTCGCGCAGGCCCCACAGGACGAGCGCGCCGTAGAGGACGTAGACGAAACCGGAGAAGGCGAAACCGTTGGCGAAGTTGAGCGGGACACCGACGGCGTCGACGAGCAGCCAGGCCAGCCAGAACTCGACCATGCCGCGGGCCTGGGCGTACATCGCGACGATCGTGCCGACGAAGATGTACGCGTCCGGCCAGGGGTCCCAGGACAGCGACGGGTACGCCTTGAACACGGCGGCGACGGCGACCGTGCCGACTGCGGCGACCGCGATCAGCGCCGCGCGCTCGCGCCAGGTGGCGAACCGGACGGCGATGTGGCCGTCCTCGGCCCCGTCCCGGCCGCGGTTCCACCGCCACCAGCCGTAACCGGCGACGACCATGACGACGATCTGCTTGCCGGCGCTGCCGGAGAGGTGGGCGGTGGCGAACGCGGCGAAGAGGACGATGCCGGAGAGGAACTGGGTGGGCCAGCTCCAGATGGACCGGCGCCAGCCGAACGCCAGACCGACCAGGCCGATGACGTTGCCGATCATGTCCGACCACTTGATCTGCTGGTCGAAGAGGGTGAACGCCTGCGAGTTCAGCCAGTTCACCGCGCCGCCTCCCGGTCCGCGTCCACGGTCACGCTGACGTTCGCGTTCGCGCCGAGCAGCCGCTCGACGTACTTGGCGACGATGTCGACCTCGAGGTTGACCGGGTCGCCGGGCTGCTTGCGGCCCAGCGTGGTCAGGGCGAGCGTCGTGGGGATCAGACTGACGGTGAAGTGCGCGTCACCGGCCTCGACGACGGTGAGGCTGATGCCGTCGACGGTGATGGAGCCCTTCTCCACGACATACCGCGCGAGGTCCGCGGGGAGGGAGACCTTGACGAGCTCCCAGTTCTCGGAGGGCGTACGCGCGAGGATCTCGCCCGTGCCGTCCACGTGGCCCTGCACGATGTGCCCGCCGAGGCGGGCGCCGACGGCGGTGGGGCGTTCGAGGTTGACGCGGGAGCCGACGGCTAGGGCGCCGAGGCTGGAGCGCGTCAGGGTCTCCGCCATGACGTCGGCGGTGAACTCGTCGCCCTCGTGGTCGACGACGGTGAGACAGACGCCGTTGACGGCGATGGAGTCGCCGTGCTGCGCCCCCTCGGTGACGACGGGGCCACGGAGCCGGAAGCGGGCGGCGTCGCCGAGGTCCTCCACGGCGGTCACTTCGCCCAGCTCTTCGACGATTCCGGTGAACACTTCCCGGGTCCTCCTGCCTCTTCGGGCACGGACTCCGGGGGCTGTCGGAACGACAGACTCGTACGGGAGGAACACCTGGGGCGACGCCGAGCGGACGCGTCCTGGGGCGCGTGGTGCGGGGCCGCGCGAGAGATCTCGCGGGTCCGCACGGTCGCGTGTCCCTGAGGACGAACCGGTACGGCGGCGCGCACGAATGCCCGCCCGCCGCGCACTGCCTCCCATCCGGACTTTAACCGTCGGTCCAGGAATTTCACCTGGTCAACCGGCCGCTGGAAGCGACCGGGTCGCGGACTGTAACCGCCGGTTCGGACTTTCACCGACCCCGGAGTGCGCTGCTTCTGGTACAGACACAGTGTGCCACGCCCATGCGGGTGAGTGACTGTGCGGTGCCTCACAGACAGCGGTGCCTCACAGACAGCGGTGCTTCGCAGAGACCGGCTACGGGAAGCCCGGCGGCGGGCAAGGGCCGTCGTCACCACCGCCGGGCCGCCGGCGAACGCCGCTACGCGCACGGCGCGCGACGTCAGGGCTGACGGTAAGTGGTCTGGACCAGACGGTCAATGGGGCAGCGCCCGTAACCGTAGGGGGCGCGGGGAACCGCGCGCGACCACCGACCGCCTGCCGGAGAAAACACATGCGGGGTCGCAGGGACGGAGCACCTGAAGGGCGGGAGGGGCAGGGGCGGCGGGGGCGATGAACCCGCCGGCACAGCCGGACCGGACGTCAGCCGAGCTGCGCCGCAGCCGCGAACACCGCCCGCTGCACCGCGTCACGGGCCATCAGGAGCGCGCCACGCAACACCGCCGCGCCTCCCAGCTCCCCCACCCGCACCTCCGTCGGCAGCGGCGACATCCCCGCCAGCCGCTCCGCCACGCGCCCCGCCAGCTCCTCCCCGCCGGCCTGCCCCACCTCGCCCCCCAGCACCACACACCCGGGATCCAGCACCGCGACCACGGACGACACCCCGATCGCCAGCCGTTCGGCGAGCGCGTCGAGGAACAACTCCGCGCCGCCGTCGATCCCCGCCCGCACCAGCCCCGCCGCATGCGCCCCCGGCTCACCCCCGGGCGCCGTCACCCCGTACCGCTCCGCGAGCCGCACCACCGCCGCCGCCCCCGCCAGCGCGTGGAATCCGCCCGCGCAGTCGGTCGCCGACGGCAGCCCCCCGGTCCCCGGCACCGGCAGGAACCCGATCTCCCCGGTCCCGCCGGAGGCACCCCGCCGCAGCGCGCCGTCGAGCATCACCGCCGCCCCCGTGCCGTGCCCCAGCCACAGCAGCACGAACGTGTCGCGGTCGCGCACGGCCCCGTCGCGCCGCTCGGCCAGCGCCGCGAGGTTGGTCTCGTTCTCGACGATCACCCGCGCGGGCAGCCGCTCCTGCAACGCGGCCACCAGCCGCCGGTGCCACTCGGGCAGGCCGGAGGAGTCGCGCAGCTCCCCCGTGGCGGGGTGGATCAGCCCGGGTGCGCCGATCCCGACGGTGTGCAGCCGGTCGACGCCGGCCTCCTTGGCGGTGCGCTCCACCAACGTCACCGCCTGCTCGACGGCCGGCCCGGTCCCCGTGCCGTCGCCGATCGGCACGGAGGCCTCGGCGAGCACCACGCCGAGAAGATCGGCGACGACGACCGTCACCCCCTCGGTGCGCACGTCGAGCGCGGCCAGATGCGCGCGCCCCGCGACGATCCCGTACAGCCGCGCGTTCGGCCCGCGCCGCTGCTCGCCCGACTCCCCCACCAC carries:
- a CDS encoding ROK family transcriptional regulator — translated: MPASPRTARAINDRLALRLLQEHGPLTAGQLKQLTGLSRPTVADLVERLAVADLIEVVGESGEQRRGPNARLYGIVAGRAHLAALDVRTEGVTVVVADLLGVVLAEASVPIGDGTGTGPAVEQAVTLVERTAKEAGVDRLHTVGIGAPGLIHPATGELRDSSGLPEWHRRLVAALQERLPARVIVENETNLAALAERRDGAVRDRDTFVLLWLGHGTGAAVMLDGALRRGASGGTGEIGFLPVPGTGGLPSATDCAGGFHALAGAAAVVRLAERYGVTAPGGEPGAHAAGLVRAGIDGGAELFLDALAERLAIGVSSVVAVLDPGCVVLGGEVGQAGGEELAGRVAERLAGMSPLPTEVRVGELGGAAVLRGALLMARDAVQRAVFAAAAQLG
- a CDS encoding riboflavin synthase, translating into MFTGIVEELGEVTAVEDLGDAARFRLRGPVVTEGAQHGDSIAVNGVCLTVVDHEGDEFTADVMAETLTRSSLGALAVGSRVNLERPTAVGARLGGHIVQGHVDGTGEILARTPSENWELVKVSLPADLARYVVEKGSITVDGISLTVVEAGDAHFTVSLIPTTLALTTLGRKQPGDPVNLEVDIVAKYVERLLGANANVSVTVDADREAAR